A region of the Chryseobacterium gotjawalense genome:
CTTTGTCGATGACCATCACTTTTTTTCTTTTATTATTAAGTGATTTGGCCAATTGAAGTCCGGCAAAACCACCACCAATAATTACTATTTTTTCGCGTGCTTCCATTGGTGCAAAATTAAGGAATTTTTTATCAAGGGCTATAGATTTGCCTCATACAATAAAATCAGCGACAAAAAAATCCTTGAAGAAATTCCAAGGATGATATTTTACTGTTTTATGATTTGCGTGACTTTCTGAGTATTGTCACTTAAGACATATCTCATCAGGTATTTGCCTGGTCTAAGCTTATCTAAACGAATCTCTTCAGAATTTTTATTGATCTGATATTCTGCTACCTGCATTCCTAAGATAGAATAAAAAGTAACCGATTTTATTTTCAAAAAGGCATCTTTTGATTTTACAAGAATAAAATCCCGAGCAGGATTAGGATACGCGACAATAACACCATCATCTGATTTCTGATTGGTTACCATCGACACCCGATCAACAGACTGAGCGGAAAATTTCCCCGGAAAAACTGTTAAACTGCCGACTAATATTACTAAAAACAATAAATTTTTCACCTATAATAATTTTATTTTGATGATATCCTTACAAAACTAAGGAATTCTATTTGAAATACAATAGCTTTTA
Encoded here:
- a CDS encoding T9SS type A sorting domain-containing protein produces the protein MKNLLFLVILVGSLTVFPGKFSAQSVDRVSMVTNQKSDDGVIVAYPNPARDFILVKSKDAFLKIKSVTFYSILGMQVAEYQINKNSEEIRLDKLRPGKYLMRYVLSDNTQKVTQIIKQ